A stretch of Sebastes fasciatus isolate fSebFas1 chromosome 19, fSebFas1.pri, whole genome shotgun sequence DNA encodes these proteins:
- the slc27a4 gene encoding long-chain fatty acid transport protein 4 isoform X1: MTEKKKTLKLQWMMRLACCTALLFVLKLLVGLPWYQVLPAILIFYLGSGGWSFLQIFAKTICRDLHAASVLLRVKMNVRRHLKEKNTIPKIFAETVRRHGDKTALIFEGTGERWTFRQLDEYSNKVANLLLERGFKDGDVVALFMENRSQYVGLWLGMAKIGVEAALINFNLRLEALVHCVTISNAKAVVFGSELNEAVSEVHSLMGKTVQMFCSGDWDPKVVPQGTECLEPLLDSAPSHLPSRPQRCFTDRLFYIYTSGTTGMPKAAIVVHSRYYRMAALVYYGFRMTPDDVLYDCLPLYHSAGNIVGVGQCLIHGMTVVIRKKFSASRFWDDCAKYNCTIVQYIGEICRYLLNQPVRDMEKQHRVRMALGNGLRQSIWVEFMNRFNIPQIAEFYGATECNCSLGNFDNKVGACGFNSQILPYVYPIRLVRVDEETMELIRGPDGVCIPCKPGEPGQLVGRIIQNDPLRRFDGYVNQSATSKKIAQSVFKKGDTAYLSGDVLIMDDCGSMFFKDRTGDTFRWKGENVSTTEVEGTLSRLLDMKDVVVYGVEVPGAEGKAGMAAIADPSHTTDLEKFVKDMEKALPPYARPVFLRFLKEVNKTGTFKFQKTDLRRDNFDPTAVPDRLYFLDSRRGCYVQLDEELYHSILSGKNKL; this comes from the exons GATGATGCGTCTAGCGTGTTGCACAGCCCTGCTGTTCGTGTTGAAGCTGCTGGTGGGCTTGCCTTGGTACCAGGTTCTCCCGGCCATCCTGATCTTCTACCTGGGGAGCGGAGGATGGAGCTTCCTGCAGATTTTCGCCAAAACAATTTGCAGAGACTTACA TGCGGCGAGTGTGCTATTACGGGTGAAGATGAACGTCAGACGCCACCTCAAAGAGAAGAACACCATTCCCAAGATCTTCGCTGAAACGGTGCGCCGCCACGGGGACAAAACAGCGCTGATCTTCGAGGGGACGGGGGAGAGGTGGACCTTCCGACAGCTGGATGAGTACTCCAACAAAGTGGCCAACCTGCTGCTGGAACGGGGTTTCAAG GATGGCGACGTGGTGGCGCTTTTCATGGAGAACAGGTCTCAGTACGTGGGCCTCTGGCTTGGCATGGCCAAGATCGGAGTAGAGGCCGCTCTAATCAACTTCAATTTGAGACTAGAGGCCTTGGTCCACTGTGTCACCATCTCCAATGCCAAGGCTGTGGTGTTTGGCTCGGAGCTGAATGAAG CGGTGTCTGAGGTCCACAGTTTGATGGGGAAGACAGTGCAGATGTTTTGCTCCGGAGACTGGGACCCCAAAGTAGTGCCGCAGGGAACCGAGTGCCTAGAGCCCTTGCTGGATAGTGCCCCGTCTCACCTGCCAAGCCGGCCGCAACGCTGCTTCACAG ATCGCCTGTTCTACATCTACACGTCAGGAACCACTGGGATGCCTAAAGCTGCTATTGTTGTGCACAGCAG GTACTATCGCATGGCAGCCTTGGTATATTACGGCTTTAGGATGACTCCAGATGATGTGTTGTATGATTGCCTTCCGCTCTACCACTCTGCAG GTAACATTGTGGGAGTGGGCCAGTGTTTAATCCACGGCATGACTGTAGTCATCAGAAAGAAGTTCTCCGCCTCACGTTTCTGGGACGACTGTGCCAAATACAACTGCACT ATTGTGCAGTACATTGGTGAGATCTGCCGATACCTGCTGAACCAGCCAGTTCGGGACATGGAGAAACAACATCGGGTGCGCATGGCGCTGGGCAACGGCCTGCGCCAGTCCATATGGGTGGAGTTCATGAATCGCTTCAATATCCCACAGATCGCAGAGTTCTAcggagccacagagtgcaactGCAGCCTGGGCAACTTCGATAACAAG GTTGGAGCGTGTGGCTTCAACAGTCAGATTCTACCCTACGTCTACCCCATCAGACTGGTGAGGGTTGATGAGGAGACCATGGAGCTCATTAGGGGTCCTGATGGCGTCTGTATTCCCTGTAAACCTG gcgAACCTGGGCAGCTTGTCGGCAGGATCATTCAGAACGACCCTCTTCGGAGGTTCGACGGCTATGTCAACCAATCAGCAACCAGCAAGAAGATTGCTCAAAGTGTCTTCAAGAAGGGAGACACCGCCTATCTCTCTG GTGACGTGTTGATCATGGATGATTGCGGCAGCATGTTCTTCAAGGACCGCACAGGAGACACTTTCCGCTGGAAAGGAGAGAACGTCTCGACGACCGAGGTGGAGGGAACTCTCAGCAGGCTGCTAGACATGAAAGACGTAGTCGTCTATGGAGTAGAAGTACCAG GAGCAGAGGGAAAGGCTGGAATGGCTGCCATCGCCGATCCGTCTCACACCACTGACCTGGAGAAGTTTGTGAAGGACATGGAGAAAGCACTCCCTCCGTACGCCAGACCTGTATTCCTCCGCTTCCTTAAGGAGGTCAACAAGACAG GAACGTTCAAGTTTCAGAAGACGGACTTGCGTCGGGACAACTTCGACCCCACTGCGGTGCCAGACAGACTGTACTTCCTGGACTCCAGAAGAGGTTGTTATGTGCAGCTGGACGAGGAGCTTTACCACTCCATACTGTCAGGGAAAAACAAATTGTGA
- the slc27a4 gene encoding long-chain fatty acid transport protein 4 isoform X2, with amino-acid sequence MMRLACCTALLFVLKLLVGLPWYQVLPAILIFYLGSGGWSFLQIFAKTICRDLHAASVLLRVKMNVRRHLKEKNTIPKIFAETVRRHGDKTALIFEGTGERWTFRQLDEYSNKVANLLLERGFKDGDVVALFMENRSQYVGLWLGMAKIGVEAALINFNLRLEALVHCVTISNAKAVVFGSELNEAVSEVHSLMGKTVQMFCSGDWDPKVVPQGTECLEPLLDSAPSHLPSRPQRCFTDRLFYIYTSGTTGMPKAAIVVHSRYYRMAALVYYGFRMTPDDVLYDCLPLYHSAGNIVGVGQCLIHGMTVVIRKKFSASRFWDDCAKYNCTIVQYIGEICRYLLNQPVRDMEKQHRVRMALGNGLRQSIWVEFMNRFNIPQIAEFYGATECNCSLGNFDNKVGACGFNSQILPYVYPIRLVRVDEETMELIRGPDGVCIPCKPGEPGQLVGRIIQNDPLRRFDGYVNQSATSKKIAQSVFKKGDTAYLSGDVLIMDDCGSMFFKDRTGDTFRWKGENVSTTEVEGTLSRLLDMKDVVVYGVEVPGAEGKAGMAAIADPSHTTDLEKFVKDMEKALPPYARPVFLRFLKEVNKTGTFKFQKTDLRRDNFDPTAVPDRLYFLDSRRGCYVQLDEELYHSILSGKNKL; translated from the exons ATGATGCGTCTAGCGTGTTGCACAGCCCTGCTGTTCGTGTTGAAGCTGCTGGTGGGCTTGCCTTGGTACCAGGTTCTCCCGGCCATCCTGATCTTCTACCTGGGGAGCGGAGGATGGAGCTTCCTGCAGATTTTCGCCAAAACAATTTGCAGAGACTTACA TGCGGCGAGTGTGCTATTACGGGTGAAGATGAACGTCAGACGCCACCTCAAAGAGAAGAACACCATTCCCAAGATCTTCGCTGAAACGGTGCGCCGCCACGGGGACAAAACAGCGCTGATCTTCGAGGGGACGGGGGAGAGGTGGACCTTCCGACAGCTGGATGAGTACTCCAACAAAGTGGCCAACCTGCTGCTGGAACGGGGTTTCAAG GATGGCGACGTGGTGGCGCTTTTCATGGAGAACAGGTCTCAGTACGTGGGCCTCTGGCTTGGCATGGCCAAGATCGGAGTAGAGGCCGCTCTAATCAACTTCAATTTGAGACTAGAGGCCTTGGTCCACTGTGTCACCATCTCCAATGCCAAGGCTGTGGTGTTTGGCTCGGAGCTGAATGAAG CGGTGTCTGAGGTCCACAGTTTGATGGGGAAGACAGTGCAGATGTTTTGCTCCGGAGACTGGGACCCCAAAGTAGTGCCGCAGGGAACCGAGTGCCTAGAGCCCTTGCTGGATAGTGCCCCGTCTCACCTGCCAAGCCGGCCGCAACGCTGCTTCACAG ATCGCCTGTTCTACATCTACACGTCAGGAACCACTGGGATGCCTAAAGCTGCTATTGTTGTGCACAGCAG GTACTATCGCATGGCAGCCTTGGTATATTACGGCTTTAGGATGACTCCAGATGATGTGTTGTATGATTGCCTTCCGCTCTACCACTCTGCAG GTAACATTGTGGGAGTGGGCCAGTGTTTAATCCACGGCATGACTGTAGTCATCAGAAAGAAGTTCTCCGCCTCACGTTTCTGGGACGACTGTGCCAAATACAACTGCACT ATTGTGCAGTACATTGGTGAGATCTGCCGATACCTGCTGAACCAGCCAGTTCGGGACATGGAGAAACAACATCGGGTGCGCATGGCGCTGGGCAACGGCCTGCGCCAGTCCATATGGGTGGAGTTCATGAATCGCTTCAATATCCCACAGATCGCAGAGTTCTAcggagccacagagtgcaactGCAGCCTGGGCAACTTCGATAACAAG GTTGGAGCGTGTGGCTTCAACAGTCAGATTCTACCCTACGTCTACCCCATCAGACTGGTGAGGGTTGATGAGGAGACCATGGAGCTCATTAGGGGTCCTGATGGCGTCTGTATTCCCTGTAAACCTG gcgAACCTGGGCAGCTTGTCGGCAGGATCATTCAGAACGACCCTCTTCGGAGGTTCGACGGCTATGTCAACCAATCAGCAACCAGCAAGAAGATTGCTCAAAGTGTCTTCAAGAAGGGAGACACCGCCTATCTCTCTG GTGACGTGTTGATCATGGATGATTGCGGCAGCATGTTCTTCAAGGACCGCACAGGAGACACTTTCCGCTGGAAAGGAGAGAACGTCTCGACGACCGAGGTGGAGGGAACTCTCAGCAGGCTGCTAGACATGAAAGACGTAGTCGTCTATGGAGTAGAAGTACCAG GAGCAGAGGGAAAGGCTGGAATGGCTGCCATCGCCGATCCGTCTCACACCACTGACCTGGAGAAGTTTGTGAAGGACATGGAGAAAGCACTCCCTCCGTACGCCAGACCTGTATTCCTCCGCTTCCTTAAGGAGGTCAACAAGACAG GAACGTTCAAGTTTCAGAAGACGGACTTGCGTCGGGACAACTTCGACCCCACTGCGGTGCCAGACAGACTGTACTTCCTGGACTCCAGAAGAGGTTGTTATGTGCAGCTGGACGAGGAGCTTTACCACTCCATACTGTCAGGGAAAAACAAATTGTGA